One part of the Bacillus sp. FJAT-45350 genome encodes these proteins:
- a CDS encoding permease — protein MRLKEMLTSIAKDFTGVLLLAFFLILFFNIETFKNGTSFIDNIPNSWFTVNTIFLSIIIEAFPFILLGVFVSALIQIYVSEDTIRRYLPKNAYAALVPAAILGAIFPICECAIVPIVRRLIKKGMPLHVGVVFLVAAPILNPVVAASTFYAFRTDLTVLYSRMGLAFILAIIIGGILYLIFKNSDQLKWTTEELKGYQPVQIVTPTKKMNRLKQTAYHAVDEFFFMGKFLIAGALIAAMFQTFLDRQILLAIGSNEWTSTAVMMAFAFILSLCSEADAFVASSFGSTFTTGSLIAFLVYGPMIDLKNTIMLLALFKVRFVLIFIGVVTVTVYIAVMLLQFFIL, from the coding sequence ATGAGATTAAAAGAAATGCTTACATCTATAGCGAAAGATTTTACCGGCGTACTGTTGCTCGCATTCTTTCTCATTCTATTCTTCAATATAGAAACTTTTAAAAATGGGACTAGCTTTATCGACAATATCCCTAATTCTTGGTTTACTGTAAATACAATCTTTCTAAGTATTATTATTGAAGCCTTCCCATTTATATTACTTGGAGTGTTCGTATCCGCTTTAATTCAAATTTATGTTTCAGAAGATACAATTAGGAGATATCTTCCTAAAAATGCGTATGCTGCCCTTGTTCCAGCTGCTATTCTTGGAGCAATCTTTCCGATTTGTGAATGTGCGATTGTTCCAATCGTAAGGCGACTGATAAAAAAAGGGATGCCATTACACGTAGGTGTTGTATTTTTAGTGGCTGCTCCAATATTAAACCCAGTTGTAGCAGCATCAACATTCTATGCCTTTAGAACAGACTTAACGGTGCTTTATTCAAGAATGGGACTAGCTTTCATTTTAGCAATAATTATAGGTGGAATACTTTATTTAATTTTCAAAAATAGTGACCAGCTAAAATGGACAACTGAGGAACTTAAGGGATATCAACCAGTACAAATTGTTACACCAACAAAAAAGATGAATCGTTTAAAGCAAACTGCTTATCATGCTGTTGATGAATTTTTCTTTATGGGGAAATTCTTAATTGCTGGTGCGTTAATTGCTGCCATGTTTCAAACATTCCTTGACCGTCAAATTTTATTAGCTATCGGTTCAAATGAATGGACATCTACTGCTGTCATGATGGCTTTTGCTTTTATTTTATCATTATGCTCCGAAGCCGATGCCTTTGTAGCCTCTTCATTCGGAAGTACTTTTACAACAGGCTCATTAATTGCATTTCTAGTATACGGTCCAATGATAGACTTAAAGAATACTATTATGTTACTAGCTCTATTTAAGGTCCGTTTTGTTTTAATCTTTATCGGAGTTGTTACTGTTACTGTGTATATCGCAGTCATGCTGTTGCAATTCTTCATTCTGTAA
- a CDS encoding TIGR03943 family putative permease subunit yields the protein MNNNNQDLGFHAYIRGIILIGFALLLVAFIVTGNIRFYIAPKMMPFIYFATGTFIVLGVIQIIRSTKKGQEEEMDCDCGADHSMGGSRITKLIIYSIFVIPIVMGFVLPDRVLDSSVAANRGIQYGGGLLTKPVAPASGEGSTSRAEAFLEDPDAYFDGLEGDDVENHFSVEDFYTEEGFNTYYKELAEELSNVDRLIIDDENYLDIMTMLDIHLEEFIGREIEMLGFVYREPEFEDNQLVVARFAMTCCVADASVYGTMIETEDANMFENDTWIRVSGTLDQTEYNEFAIPLIHLREFEMIDEPEQPYVFPSFR from the coding sequence ATGAATAATAATAATCAAGATTTAGGCTTTCATGCTTATATTCGTGGCATCATTTTAATTGGTTTTGCCTTATTATTAGTAGCTTTCATCGTAACAGGGAATATTCGATTTTATATCGCCCCTAAAATGATGCCCTTTATCTACTTTGCTACCGGTACTTTTATCGTACTAGGTGTCATCCAAATTATTCGTAGTACGAAGAAAGGTCAAGAGGAAGAAATGGATTGTGATTGTGGTGCAGACCATTCGATGGGGGGCTCACGTATTACTAAGTTAATCATCTACTCTATTTTTGTTATACCTATTGTTATGGGCTTTGTCTTACCTGATAGAGTGCTAGATAGCTCAGTCGCTGCCAATCGAGGTATTCAATATGGTGGAGGACTATTGACTAAACCAGTAGCTCCTGCTAGTGGTGAAGGGTCTACATCTAGAGCTGAGGCATTTTTAGAAGATCCTGATGCGTATTTTGATGGACTTGAGGGTGATGATGTAGAAAATCATTTTTCTGTGGAAGATTTCTATACAGAAGAGGGATTCAACACGTACTATAAAGAGTTGGCAGAAGAACTAAGTAACGTTGACCGATTAATAATAGATGACGAAAACTATTTAGACATTATGACAATGCTAGACATCCACCTTGAAGAATTCATTGGAAGAGAAATTGAAATGTTAGGATTTGTTTACAGGGAACCGGAATTTGAAGATAATCAGCTAGTTGTCGCTCGCTTTGCTATGACTTGTTGTGTAGCTGATGCATCAGTTTACGGGACAATGATCGAAACAGAAGATGCCAATATGTTTGAAAATGATACGTGGATTCGCGTTTCAGGAACATTAGACCAAACTGAATACAATGAATTTGCTATCCCTCTCATTCATTTACGCGAGTTTGAAATGATTGATGAACCAGAGCAACCTTATGTATTTCCTAGTTTTAGATAA
- the trpB gene encoding tryptophan synthase subunit beta: protein MSKVELSRVEAEEKGYFGEFGGSFIPPQLKEVLEQLDEAFLKYKDDPEFIKEYDYYMKEYVGRENPLTFAERLTKNLGGAKIYLKREDLNHTGAHKINNVIGQILLAKKMGAHRIIAETGAGQHGVATATACAMLGMECIIYMGAEDTRRQELNVFRMELLGATVIPVHKGQGRLKDAVDAALYDLIENYENTFYLLGSAVGPHPFPTMVHHFQSIISKESKRQILEKEGRLPTMVVACCGGGSNAIGSFSEYISENEVRLVGIEPEEAASLTKGTPGVIHGFKCLCLQDEEGNPLPTHSISAGLDYPGIGPEHSHLKVSGRAEYYTVSKAEVLDAFQQLARTEGIIPALESAHAVAYATKVAPQMKEDDIIIVNISGRGDKDVNEAKLLLEKQE, encoded by the coding sequence ATGAGTAAAGTTGAGCTAAGCAGAGTAGAGGCAGAAGAAAAAGGATATTTTGGTGAATTTGGAGGTAGTTTTATTCCTCCTCAGCTAAAGGAAGTGCTTGAACAATTAGATGAGGCATTCTTAAAATACAAAGATGACCCAGAATTCATCAAAGAATACGACTATTACATGAAGGAATATGTAGGTCGTGAAAATCCACTAACATTTGCTGAGAGATTAACGAAAAACCTTGGTGGAGCTAAAATTTATCTAAAACGTGAAGATTTAAATCATACAGGGGCTCATAAGATTAATAATGTAATTGGGCAAATCCTTCTAGCAAAAAAGATGGGTGCACACCGTATTATCGCTGAAACGGGTGCCGGCCAACATGGTGTAGCAACAGCAACAGCCTGTGCTATGCTAGGTATGGAATGTATCATTTATATGGGGGCAGAAGATACTCGTCGCCAGGAGTTAAATGTATTCCGTATGGAGCTATTAGGTGCTACAGTGATCCCCGTTCATAAAGGGCAAGGTCGACTTAAGGATGCGGTAGATGCAGCGTTATATGATCTAATAGAAAACTATGAAAATACATTTTATCTCTTAGGGTCAGCTGTAGGACCACATCCATTCCCTACGATGGTTCATCATTTTCAATCGATTATAAGTAAGGAATCTAAGAGACAGATTCTTGAAAAAGAAGGTAGATTACCAACGATGGTTGTAGCATGTTGTGGTGGAGGAAGTAATGCGATAGGTTCGTTTTCTGAATACATTTCTGAAAACGAAGTTCGGTTAGTTGGTATTGAACCTGAGGAAGCTGCAAGTTTAACAAAGGGGACACCTGGAGTCATCCATGGTTTTAAATGTCTTTGTCTGCAGGATGAAGAAGGGAATCCATTACCAACCCATTCAATTTCTGCTGGATTAGATTACCCAGGTATTGGTCCAGAGCATAGTCATTTGAAAGTATCGGGTCGTGCGGAATATTATACAGTTTCAAAGGCAGAAGTACTTGATGCCTTTCAACAATTAGCTCGTACAGAAGGTATTATTCCCGCATTAGAAAGTGCTCATGCTGTGGCTTATGCAACCAAAGTAGCTCCACAAATGAAAGAAGACGACATTATTATCGTCAATATTTCTGGTCGTGGAGACAAGGATGTTAATGAAGCAAAGTTATTACTAGAAAAACAAGAATAG
- the cimA gene encoding citramalate synthase yields MKQVLLYDTTLRDGTQGEGVSLSVGDKLKIAKKLDELGVHYIEGGWPGSNPKDMNFFALAKDLQLKNAKITAFGSTCRIGIKPEDDQNLQRILESGVKAVAIFGKTWDFQVTDALQTTLEENLRMIFDSVKYLKGQGLEVIFDAEHFFDGYKSNRDYALQTIKKAEEAGAVCVALCDTNGGSLPHEVAEIVKDVVANVSIQVGIHCHNDGEVAVANTLAAVQSGACHVQGTINGYGERCGNVNLISVIPNLQLKMNYSCISEESIRNLTSISKYVHEIANQVAPSNQPFVGKSAFAHKGGMHVSAVLKSPETYEHIAPELIGNQRRVLVSELSGQSNLLFKAKEWNLDVDKSNPVSKKIIEKIKEMEHHGYQYEAAEASFELLVKRGLGEQKDYFKLDHFKILIEKNRSESFTTEAVVKICVNDQMVLTAAEGNGPVNALDHALRKALIEFFPVIEKMYLSDYKVRVLDEADATASKVRVLVESSDGKEKWSTIGVSGNIIEASWYALIDSVRYYLMKHEDEIDVVIQQKPKAELGVSNH; encoded by the coding sequence ATGAAGCAAGTGTTATTGTACGATACTACTTTGCGAGATGGAACACAAGGTGAAGGGGTTAGTTTATCAGTTGGTGATAAGCTAAAGATTGCCAAGAAGTTAGATGAGCTTGGTGTTCATTATATAGAAGGTGGTTGGCCTGGAAGTAACCCAAAGGATATGAATTTCTTTGCATTAGCAAAAGATCTACAACTAAAAAATGCAAAAATTACTGCATTTGGTAGCACCTGTCGAATTGGGATCAAACCTGAGGATGATCAAAACCTACAGAGAATACTAGAAAGTGGAGTAAAGGCAGTTGCTATCTTTGGTAAGACATGGGATTTTCAAGTAACTGATGCACTACAGACAACATTAGAAGAAAACTTGCGCATGATTTTTGATTCTGTTAAGTATTTGAAGGGACAGGGGCTTGAAGTAATCTTTGATGCAGAGCATTTCTTTGATGGGTATAAGAGTAATCGTGACTATGCGTTGCAAACAATTAAAAAGGCCGAAGAAGCAGGTGCTGTTTGTGTAGCTTTATGTGATACAAATGGAGGCTCATTACCACATGAAGTTGCTGAAATTGTGAAGGATGTCGTTGCAAACGTATCAATTCAAGTTGGTATACACTGTCATAATGATGGAGAGGTAGCAGTTGCTAATACATTAGCTGCAGTTCAATCTGGTGCTTGTCATGTTCAAGGAACAATTAATGGATACGGAGAACGCTGTGGAAATGTAAATTTAATTTCGGTTATTCCTAATCTTCAATTAAAAATGAATTACTCCTGTATATCAGAAGAGAGTATTCGCAATTTAACATCAATTTCTAAATATGTGCATGAAATTGCGAACCAAGTAGCTCCTAGTAATCAACCATTTGTTGGAAAAAGTGCATTTGCTCATAAAGGAGGCATGCATGTAAGTGCTGTGCTTAAGTCTCCTGAAACATATGAACACATTGCACCAGAATTAATTGGTAATCAACGCCGTGTACTTGTATCAGAGTTATCAGGTCAAAGTAATTTATTATTTAAAGCAAAAGAATGGAATTTAGATGTAGATAAGTCCAATCCTGTATCTAAGAAAATTATAGAAAAAATCAAAGAGATGGAGCATCATGGCTACCAATATGAAGCTGCTGAAGCATCCTTTGAATTGTTAGTAAAAAGAGGGTTGGGTGAACAGAAAGATTATTTCAAGTTAGATCATTTTAAAATCCTAATTGAAAAAAATCGTTCTGAGTCTTTTACTACGGAAGCAGTTGTGAAAATCTGTGTTAACGATCAGATGGTCCTAACAGCAGCAGAAGGAAATGGTCCTGTTAATGCACTAGATCATGCTTTACGTAAAGCTTTAATCGAGTTTTTCCCAGTTATTGAAAAAATGTATCTATCAGATTATAAGGTGCGTGTCCTTGATGAAGCTGACGCAACTGCTTCGAAGGTACGAGTATTAGTGGAGTCATCAGATGGGAAAGAAAAGTGGAGTACGATTGGTGTATCTGGCAACATAATTGAAGCAAGTTGGTATGCACTGATTGATAGTGTCCGTTACTACTTAATGAAACATGAGGATGAGATTGATGTTGTGATTCAGCAGAAACCTAAGGCTGAATTAGGTGTAAGCAATCATTAA
- a CDS encoding acetyl-CoA C-acetyltransferase, which produces MTQNEVVIVSAVRTPIGNFGGSLKGMKATKLGAIVISEALKRGGIDFNEVDEVIMGNVLQAGLGQNPARQAAIEAGLAEAIPAMTINKVCGSGLKSIHLATQAILSGDSEVVVAGGMENMSQAPYLAPGARDGYRMGDQKIIDSMVHDGLWCAFNDFHMGTTAENLCDKYGLSREEQDEFSAWSQEKATAAIEAGKFKEEIVPVEIPQRKGNPVIFDTDEYVKAGTTAENLGKLRPAFKKDGTVTAGNASGINDGAAAVVVMSRKKADELGVKPLAIIRANASSGVDPKIMGIGPVPATKKALEKANLTLSDIGLIEANEAFAAQSLAVGKELEFAKERVNVNGGAIALGHPIGASGTRIFVTLLHEMQRRDDQYGLATLCIGGGQGVATIVEKV; this is translated from the coding sequence ATGACTCAAAATGAAGTTGTGATTGTAAGCGCTGTCAGAACGCCGATTGGGAATTTTGGTGGAAGTTTAAAAGGTATGAAAGCAACGAAATTAGGGGCAATTGTAATCTCTGAAGCATTAAAGCGTGGGGGGATTGATTTTAACGAAGTAGATGAAGTTATCATGGGAAATGTTCTTCAAGCGGGACTTGGTCAAAATCCAGCTAGACAAGCTGCTATTGAAGCAGGACTTGCTGAAGCTATTCCTGCGATGACAATAAACAAGGTTTGTGGTTCGGGCCTTAAATCAATACACCTAGCAACTCAAGCGATACTTTCAGGAGATTCTGAAGTTGTTGTAGCGGGTGGAATGGAAAATATGAGTCAGGCTCCATATTTAGCTCCTGGTGCGAGAGATGGTTATCGTATGGGTGACCAAAAAATAATTGATAGCATGGTTCATGATGGGTTATGGTGTGCTTTTAATGATTTTCACATGGGTACAACGGCTGAGAACTTATGTGATAAATATGGTTTATCAAGAGAAGAACAAGATGAGTTCTCTGCTTGGAGTCAGGAGAAGGCTACTGCAGCTATTGAGGCTGGGAAGTTCAAAGAGGAAATTGTTCCTGTTGAAATTCCTCAACGTAAAGGAAATCCAGTTATTTTTGATACGGATGAATATGTCAAGGCGGGAACAACGGCTGAGAACCTTGGAAAACTTCGACCTGCATTCAAAAAAGATGGTACCGTGACAGCAGGAAATGCTTCAGGAATTAATGATGGAGCAGCAGCAGTTGTTGTTATGAGCAGAAAAAAAGCAGATGAGCTTGGAGTAAAGCCACTTGCTATCATTCGTGCAAATGCAAGTTCAGGTGTTGATCCGAAGATTATGGGTATTGGACCAGTTCCAGCAACGAAAAAAGCTCTTGAAAAAGCAAATCTAACACTCTCTGATATTGGTTTAATCGAAGCAAACGAAGCTTTTGCAGCGCAATCATTAGCAGTTGGAAAAGAGCTAGAGTTTGCGAAAGAAAGAGTAAATGTTAATGGGGGCGCTATTGCGCTAGGTCACCCAATAGGTGCAAGTGGGACAAGGATTTTTGTAACTCTCCTTCATGAAATGCAACGAAGAGATGATCAGTATGGGCTAGCGACATTATGTATTGGCGGTGGCCAAGGGGTAGCAACAATAGTTGAAAAGGTATAA
- a CDS encoding xanthine phosphoribosyltransferase, producing the protein MERLKQEIEQKGTVLPGGVLKVDAFLNHQIDPNLSLEIGKEFVRRFQNKKINKVVTIESSGIAPGLTAALELNVPLVFARKKKSLTMNENVYKASVYSYTKNETNDITISKDFLSADDHILIIDDFLANGQAALGLAEIVKQAGAEVVGIGIVIEKSFQPGRQTLIEAGYQVESLARIQSLEDNKVSFLEEETVTN; encoded by the coding sequence ATGGAACGACTTAAGCAAGAAATTGAACAAAAAGGGACTGTATTACCTGGTGGAGTATTAAAGGTTGACGCATTTTTAAACCATCAAATTGACCCTAATTTATCTTTAGAGATTGGAAAAGAATTTGTTAGACGTTTTCAAAATAAAAAGATTAACAAGGTAGTAACAATTGAGTCTTCTGGAATTGCACCAGGTTTAACTGCAGCTCTAGAGCTTAATGTTCCCCTTGTCTTTGCACGAAAAAAGAAATCACTAACAATGAATGAAAATGTTTATAAAGCTAGTGTCTACTCATATACCAAAAACGAAACGAATGACATTACGATTTCAAAAGATTTCTTATCTGCAGATGACCATATTCTTATTATCGATGACTTTCTTGCTAATGGTCAGGCAGCACTTGGACTTGCAGAAATTGTGAAGCAAGCAGGTGCAGAAGTTGTTGGAATTGGTATCGTAATTGAAAAGTCATTCCAACCTGGTAGGCAAACACTGATCGAAGCTGGCTATCAAGTCGAATCACTTGCAAGAATTCAATCATTAGAAGATAACAAAGTATCCTTTCTAGAGGAAGAAACAGTTACTAACTAA
- a CDS encoding NCS2 family permease — MSTKVVNYPWYKKEDTDAFFALFQNNLANFVIIAVTMLGMGFPASIVFGKVIPGAAVAVIIGNLYYAYSANRLAQKEGRTDVTALSYGISTPVMFVFLFGVLLPANAITGDPELAWKIAVAAAFISGLIEVLISFTGNWVRKHIPRPAMLGALAGVALTFIAGEMLFMTFELPVVGLVVLAIILVGIIGKIAMPFNIPSSLFAIIIGTVLAFVLGYSNTSQISEGLAHLGFYPILPTLAPFEGIGLLFTTAIALLAVILPITLYNAIETMNNVDAMAAAGDSYDVRECQAVDGAGTMVGALFGGLFPTTVYIATVGSKWMGAGRGYSILNAIVFAFAAMFGLIAAMSAIIPVAAIAPILVFVGVSMVSTAFQANAVKYFPAVAIAMLPYFANYVMTRFNNNAGEVVAGISEGTVPLGQGAMFTAIILGAITVFIIDREYHKAVIFSLIGAAFSFFGFMHAPSLGINMAFDFMIGYIIVALFFVYCAFTVGKENTKDGLPDTTSKAA, encoded by the coding sequence ATGTCAACAAAAGTTGTAAATTATCCATGGTATAAAAAAGAGGATACAGATGCTTTCTTTGCATTATTTCAAAACAATTTAGCAAACTTTGTAATAATTGCTGTGACAATGCTAGGTATGGGCTTCCCTGCAAGTATCGTATTTGGAAAAGTTATTCCTGGTGCTGCTGTTGCCGTTATTATTGGAAATCTATATTATGCGTATTCCGCAAATCGTCTTGCTCAAAAAGAAGGTCGAACGGATGTAACAGCTCTTTCATATGGAATTAGTACCCCTGTTATGTTTGTGTTTTTGTTTGGTGTACTATTACCAGCCAATGCGATTACTGGCGACCCTGAATTAGCTTGGAAAATCGCTGTGGCTGCTGCTTTTATTAGTGGTTTAATTGAAGTACTCATTAGCTTTACAGGTAACTGGGTTCGTAAGCACATTCCTCGTCCTGCTATGCTTGGTGCTTTAGCTGGGGTTGCCTTAACATTTATCGCTGGTGAAATGCTGTTCATGACATTTGAACTTCCTGTTGTGGGACTAGTTGTTTTAGCAATTATTTTAGTGGGTATTATTGGAAAAATTGCAATGCCGTTTAATATTCCTTCTTCTTTATTTGCTATCATTATCGGTACAGTACTTGCTTTTGTATTAGGCTATTCGAATACAAGCCAAATTTCAGAAGGACTAGCTCACCTTGGTTTTTATCCTATCTTACCAACGCTTGCTCCATTTGAGGGAATTGGACTTTTATTTACAACTGCAATTGCATTACTAGCAGTTATTCTTCCTATTACTCTATATAATGCGATTGAAACTATGAACAATGTTGATGCAATGGCAGCTGCTGGTGACTCTTACGATGTTCGCGAATGTCAAGCAGTAGACGGTGCAGGTACAATGGTTGGAGCTTTATTTGGTGGTCTTTTCCCTACAACTGTATATATCGCAACAGTTGGCTCAAAATGGATGGGAGCAGGTCGTGGATATAGTATCTTAAATGCGATTGTCTTTGCTTTTGCAGCAATGTTTGGTTTAATAGCAGCTATGTCAGCCATCATTCCAGTTGCAGCAATTGCTCCTATTCTAGTATTTGTAGGTGTGTCTATGGTTTCTACAGCATTCCAAGCAAACGCTGTGAAATACTTCCCGGCTGTTGCGATTGCAATGCTACCATACTTTGCAAATTATGTAATGACTAGATTTAATAATAATGCAGGTGAAGTTGTTGCTGGAATCTCTGAAGGTACCGTCCCTTTAGGCCAAGGAGCTATGTTTACTGCAATTATCCTTGGGGCTATTACAGTGTTTATTATTGATAGAGAGTATCATAAGGCTGTTATCTTCTCTCTTATCGGTGCGGCATTCTCCTTCTTCGGCTTCATGCATGCACCTTCACTAGGAATTAATATGGCGTTTGACTTTATGATTGGATATATTATTGTTGCTTTATTCTTTGTCTACTGTGCATTCACAGTTGGTAAAGAAAATACGAAGGATGGATTGCCTGATACCACTTCTAAAGCAGCATAA